The Streptomyces sp. R28 region GCGTACCGCTCGGCCGCCCGTCGGACCAGCTCCGGGATGCTCTGCCACTCCACGATGGGCCTCCCCGAACTCGGCGACCGGCACACAGCTGACTACCCGTCAGATTAGCTGTAACCTGACGGCCTGTCAGCAGCCCGTCCGCAGCGCGGAGGTGTGCACATGGCCGGACTCAAGGACGCGACCGCCATCGTCGGCATAGGACAGACGCCGTTCGCCAAACACCTTCCCGAGGACGAGAAGACCCTCGCCTGCCGGGCCGTCCTCGACGCCCTCGACGACGCCGGAATAGCCCCGGGCGAGGTCGACGCGCTCGCCAGTTACACCATGGAGGAGACCGACGAGGTCGAGCTGGCGAAAGCCGTCGGGTTCGGGGACCTCACCTTCTTCAGCAAGGTCGGGTACGGCGGCGGCGGTTCGTGTGCCACGGTCGCGCATCTCGCCTCCGCCATCGCCACCGGGCAGGCGACGGTCGGCGTCGCCTGGCGGTCACGCAAGCGCGGCAGCGGGCCCCGGCCCTGGCGGAACACCGCCGCCCAACTGCCCACCCCCGCCCAGTGGACACGGCCGTACGGCCTCCTGCGGCCCGTCGACGAGATCGCCATGCTCGCCCGCCGCTACATGCACGAGTACGGCGCGACGCGGGACCATCTGTTCAACGTGGCCCTCGCCTGCCGGAACAGGGCCAACCAGAATCCCGCCGCGGTGATGTACGAACGGCCCCTGACCCGCGAGATGTACATGACCTCCCGGTGGATCAGCGAGCCCCTCTGCCTCTTCGACAACTGCCTGGAGACGGACGGGGCCCTCGCGTGCGTGATCGTCAGCCGGGAGCGCGCGCGGGACTGCCGGCACACCCCCGTCTACGTCCACTCCGCCGCCCAGGGCCTGCCCGCCCAGCACCACGGCATGGTCAACTACTGGAACGACGACCCGCTCACCGGCCCCGCCTGGACCGCCGCCCGGCATCTGTGGAAGCACGCCGACTTCACTCCACAGGATGTGGACGTCGCCCAGATCTACGACGCGTTCACGGCCCTCATACCGCTGTCGCTGGAGGGGTACGGGTTCTGCGGGAGGGGGGAGGGCGGGGCGTTCACGGAAGGGGGCGCCCTGGAGATCGGCGGTCTGCTGCCCCTCAACACCGGGGGCGGCGGGCTCAGTGAGGCGTACGTCCACGGCTTCAACCTCATCAACGAGGGCGTCAAGCAGCTCCGCGGCACCAGCACCGCCCAAGTCCCCGGCGCCGCCACCTGTCTCGTCACCGCCGGCGAAGGCGTCCCCACCTCCGCGCTGCTCCTGAGGAGTTGACCAAGGATGCTCTCCCCCGTCACCGACCCCGACGGCGCCCCCTTCTGGCGCTACGCCGCCCAGGGCGAACTCCGCGTCCAGACCTGCGCCGACTGCCGCGAACCCCGCTTCCCGCCCCGCCCCTGCTGCCCGCACTGCCAGTCCTTCGCAAGCGAGTGGATCAGGACCTCCGGTCAGGGCCGCATCTGGTCGTACGTCGTCCCGCACCCGCCCCTCCTGCCCGACTACGCCGAGCAGGCGCCGTACAACGTCGTCGTCGTCGAACTCACCGACGCACCCCGCATCCGCCTGGTCGGCAACCTCGTCACCGGCCCCGACGCACCCCTCGACTCCCTGGCCCCGGACCGGATCCGCATCGGTGCCAAGGTCCACGCCGTCTTCGGCGGCACCGGCCTGCCCCGGTGGGTCCTGGAGCGCCCATGAGCCTCACCGTCACGGCCGACAAGGACACCGGCGTCGCCGTCGTCACCCTCGACCGGCCCGAGCGGCTCAACGCCATCGACCTCGGGATGCGGGACGAACTCGTCGCGGCCTGGCGGGAGTTGAGGTTCGACGACGGCGTCCGTGCCGTCGTGCTCACCGGCGCCGGGGAGCGGGCCTTCTGCACGGGCCTTGACCGGGATGTCGTCGTTGCGCAGCCCGACTCGCCGTACATGATGGACGATCCGCTGCTGCGGGTCGGGCCCAAGGCCAACGACCTGTGGAAACCGGTCGTCGCCGCCGTGCGGGGCATGGCCTGCGGGGGCGCCTTCTACCTTCTCGGGGAGGCGGACTTCGTCGTCGCCGACCCGACCGCCGCCTTCTTCGACCCGCACACCACCTACGGCATGGTCAGCGCCTACGAGTCGATGCTCATGGCGCTGCGCATGCCGCACGGGGAGGTCGCGCGGATGGCGCTCATGGGGAGCGCGGAGAGACTGTCCGCGCGGCGGGCCCACGAGATCGGGCTGGTCTCGGAACTCACCGAGCCCGGCGGGGCGTTGGCGGCCGCCGTCGACTGTGCCGCCGTCATCGCCGGGTATCCGGCGCGGGGCGTGCAGGGGACCGTGCGGGCGCTGTGGGCGGCCAGGGAGGCCGCGCTCGCCCACGCCTTCGCCCAGGCGCCGCACCTGATCGCGCTCGGGAACCTGCCGGGCGAGCGGCAGGGCGAGCTGTTCCGGGCGCGGCGCCGCGACCACAGGGTCCGGTGAGCTACTCCGCCGTGCGCGTCACGTCGCCCAGCGTGCAGGTGACGCCGCTCGTGCTGTCCCCGGTGCCCGGCAGGTAGGAGGCGGTCACGTCCAGCGTCTGAGTGGTGTCGGGCGAGACGTACGCGATGGTGGACGCGCTGGTGCGTACGGGGGCGCCGCCGGAGTCCTTGAAGGTGACACCGAACTCGTAGGTGTACGTCGTGATGCTGCTGGTGTTGGTGGCCTCGACGCGGGCGACGATGCCCCGGCTCTCGTCGAACACGCAGCTCTGGATCGTCACGTCCTGGGTGGCCTCGGCGGTCGGGGTCGCGCTGCTGCCGCCCGAGCCGCCGGTCGAGGACGAGTAGTCGTCGTCATCGTCGTCGTAGTGGGTGCTGCCGCTCGAGTAGCCGCCCGAACTGCTCGACGAGCCGTGGGAGCTCGAGTTGTCGTCGCACCCGCCGCCGTGGGAGCGCCGGGCTCCGGTCAGGGCGACCACCACGCAGACGGACACGGCCACAGCGCGCACATGGCGAAGCTTCACGTTGTTCAACCCCCGAAAAATGTTGTGCAACCCCGTTGTACTGATCGTGAGCACGTCACGCTAGCAGTGGCTGCATGGCAACAATCGCTTACCCGGCGTAGCGTCTCGTGTAAGAGCGGTGAAGAAAGCCTCAGCAGGCCGCGAACCCGCTTCACCCCGGTGACGGGCGCCGTCCGGCCCCCTTCCGTGCAACCGCACGACGGCCGTCACCGGGCATGTCCTAGGCCGTTCTGGCCGTCCCGGTGCCCTTCTCCGCGTCCAGCGCGTACACGCACCGGTCCTTGCTGCACGCGTACACGACGCCGTCCTTCACCACGGGCGAGCCGGTGATCTCGCCGCCGGTGGCGAGCTTCCACCTCAGGCGGCCGTCGTCGGCCTTCAGGGTGTAGAGCAGGTGGTCCGTGGAGCCGAAGTGGATACGGCCCTCCGCCACCGCGGGTGCGCCCACGATGTCGCCGCCCGCCTGGAAGCGCCACTTCGGCGTCCCGGTGACCGCGTCCAGCGTGTACAGGCCCTTGCCGCTGCCGACGTGGACATGGCCCGCGGCCACCAGGACCGGCTCCAGCGAGGACCGGGCCTCGGTGGCGATGCGCCAGCGGTCGCGGCCGTCGGTGGCGTCCAGGGCG contains the following coding sequences:
- a CDS encoding lipid-transfer protein, with the translated sequence MAGLKDATAIVGIGQTPFAKHLPEDEKTLACRAVLDALDDAGIAPGEVDALASYTMEETDEVELAKAVGFGDLTFFSKVGYGGGGSCATVAHLASAIATGQATVGVAWRSRKRGSGPRPWRNTAAQLPTPAQWTRPYGLLRPVDEIAMLARRYMHEYGATRDHLFNVALACRNRANQNPAAVMYERPLTREMYMTSRWISEPLCLFDNCLETDGALACVIVSRERARDCRHTPVYVHSAAQGLPAQHHGMVNYWNDDPLTGPAWTAARHLWKHADFTPQDVDVAQIYDAFTALIPLSLEGYGFCGRGEGGAFTEGGALEIGGLLPLNTGGGGLSEAYVHGFNLINEGVKQLRGTSTAQVPGAATCLVTAGEGVPTSALLLRS
- a CDS encoding Zn-ribbon domain-containing OB-fold protein; amino-acid sequence: MLSPVTDPDGAPFWRYAAQGELRVQTCADCREPRFPPRPCCPHCQSFASEWIRTSGQGRIWSYVVPHPPLLPDYAEQAPYNVVVVELTDAPRIRLVGNLVTGPDAPLDSLAPDRIRIGAKVHAVFGGTGLPRWVLERP
- a CDS encoding enoyl-CoA hydratase/isomerase family protein, producing MSLTVTADKDTGVAVVTLDRPERLNAIDLGMRDELVAAWRELRFDDGVRAVVLTGAGERAFCTGLDRDVVVAQPDSPYMMDDPLLRVGPKANDLWKPVVAAVRGMACGGAFYLLGEADFVVADPTAAFFDPHTTYGMVSAYESMLMALRMPHGEVARMALMGSAERLSARRAHEIGLVSELTEPGGALAAAVDCAAVIAGYPARGVQGTVRALWAAREAALAHAFAQAPHLIALGNLPGERQGELFRARRRDHRVR